From Columba livia isolate bColLiv1 breed racing homer chromosome 5, bColLiv1.pat.W.v2, whole genome shotgun sequence, one genomic window encodes:
- the TP53I11 gene encoding tumor protein p53-inducible protein 11, producing the protein MAAKQPPPLMKKHSQTDLVSRLKTRKILGVGGEDDDGEVHRSKISQVLGNEIKFAVREPLGLRVWQLVSAIMFSGVAIMALAFPDQLYDAVFEEESVSSKTPIRLYGGALLSIALIMWNALYTAEKVIIRWTLLTEACYFTVQFLVTTVSLVESSRIATGAMLLLVSRVLFILISIYYYYQVGRRPKKV; encoded by the exons ATGGCGGCGAAGCAACCCCCACCACTGATGAAGAAGCACAGCCAGACCGACCTGGTGAGCCGGCTGAAGACGCGCAAGATCCTGGGGGTCGGCGGGGAGGACGATGACGGCGAGGTCCATCGCTCAAAG attagCCAAGTACTGGGAAATGAAATCAAGTTTGCTGTCCGGGAACCGCTGGGGCTCAG GGTCTGGCAGCTGGTTTCCGCCATCATGTTTTCTGGGGTTGCCATCATG GCCCTTGCTTTCCCTGACCAGCTCTATGACGCTGTCTTCGAGGAGGAATCGGTGAGCAGCAAGACTCCCATCCGGCTCTATGGAGGAGCCCTCCTCA GTATCGCGCTCATCATGTGGAATGCTCTCTACACGGCCGAAAAAGTAATTATCCGCTGGACGCTGCTGACGGAGGCTTGCTACTTCACCGTGCAGTTCCTGG TTACCACTGTCTCCTTGGTTGAAAGCAGCCGGATAGCCACAGGTGCCATGCTCCTCCTGGTCAGCCGAGTCCTCTTCATCCTTATcagcatttattattattaccaagTTGGACGCCGTCCCAAGAAAGTCTAA